One part of the Corynebacterium sp. CNCTC7651 genome encodes these proteins:
- a CDS encoding YbaB/EbfC family nucleoid-associated protein — protein sequence MTQPNMPADMQELIRQAAEVQAALQRAQEELLNTTVVGTAGGELVSITMTGGAEITDLQIKPEAVDPEDVETLQDLILAAYRDAHNKAGQLAQDKIGPLTGGALPQDGQSPFGGQPAGPGEVPFGGII from the coding sequence ATGACCCAGCCCAACATGCCAGCCGACATGCAGGAACTGATCCGCCAGGCCGCAGAGGTGCAGGCCGCGCTGCAGCGCGCGCAGGAAGAGCTGCTGAACACCACCGTGGTGGGCACCGCAGGCGGCGAGCTCGTTTCCATCACCATGACCGGTGGCGCCGAGATCACCGACCTGCAGATCAAGCCGGAGGCCGTGGACCCGGAGGACGTGGAGACGCTGCAGGACCTGATCCTGGCTGCGTACCGCGACGCGCACAACAAGGCCGGCCAGCTCGCGCAGGACAAGATCGGCCCGCTGACCGGCGGCGCGCTGCCGCAGGACGGCCAGTCCCCGTTCGGCGGCCAGCCGGCCGGCCCGGGCGAGGTGCCGTTCGGCGGCATTATTTAA
- the recR gene encoding recombination mediator RecR: MFEGPLQDLIDEFSRLPGVGPKSAQRIAFYLLQTEPEDIDRLRAALAAVRDGVTFCRICNNVSRDEVCRVCADSGRDKTTICVVEDAKDIQVIERTGEYRGRYHVLGGALDPLANIGPKDLAIAPLLQRIGGVQPDLEGQEIPEIAEVILATDPDTEGEATASYIARLLKDFPGLTVSRLASGMPLGGDLEFVDELTLSRALTGRLTL, translated from the coding sequence TTGTTCGAAGGACCGCTGCAGGACCTCATCGACGAGTTCTCGCGCCTGCCCGGCGTGGGCCCGAAGTCGGCGCAGCGCATCGCGTTTTACCTGCTGCAGACGGAGCCGGAGGATATTGACCGGCTCCGCGCGGCGCTCGCGGCTGTGCGCGACGGGGTGACGTTCTGCCGCATTTGCAACAACGTGTCGCGCGACGAGGTGTGTCGCGTGTGCGCGGATTCCGGCCGCGACAAGACCACGATCTGCGTGGTGGAGGACGCGAAGGACATCCAGGTCATCGAGCGCACCGGCGAGTACCGGGGCCGCTACCACGTCCTCGGCGGGGCGCTGGACCCGCTGGCGAACATCGGGCCGAAGGACTTGGCTATCGCGCCTTTGCTGCAGCGCATCGGCGGGGTGCAGCCGGACCTTGAGGGCCAGGAAATTCCGGAGATCGCAGAGGTTATCCTTGCCACGGACCCGGACACGGAGGGTGAGGCGACGGCGAGTTACATTGCCCGCCTACTCAAGGACTTCCCGGGGCTGACGGTGTCCCGCCTCGCGTCCGGTATGCCGCTGGGCGGGGATTTGGAGTTCGTGGACGAGCTCACCCTCTCCCGCGCACTCACCGGCAGGCTTACGCTTTGA
- a CDS encoding type 1 glutamine amidotransferase: protein MTVAKRTLTIGLILPDVLGTYGDDGNALVLRQRARHRGIDAQIRRVLLTDDIPADCDIYTLGGGEDAAQLIAAARLAASPGLQAAAAAERPIFAVCAGMQVLGRTFYAHGTEAQGISLIDVSTQPLDTRAIGEVAATPTRAGITAELTEPLTGFENHMGQTTLGPDARPLGKVTRGIGNGGGAQTARQGNGTAGSGAAGSGTSSSGAERVEGVVQGSVIATYMHGPALARNPQLADLLIARGLGITLEELGALEVPIVDKLRLERLKA from the coding sequence ACCATCGGCCTGATTCTGCCGGACGTGCTGGGCACGTACGGCGACGACGGCAACGCGCTCGTCCTGCGCCAACGCGCCCGCCACCGCGGCATCGACGCGCAGATCCGCCGCGTCCTACTCACCGACGACATCCCCGCCGACTGCGACATCTACACCCTCGGCGGCGGCGAAGACGCAGCCCAGCTCATCGCGGCCGCGCGCCTCGCCGCCTCCCCCGGGCTCCAGGCCGCCGCCGCCGCGGAGCGCCCCATCTTCGCCGTCTGCGCCGGCATGCAGGTGCTCGGCCGCACCTTCTACGCGCACGGCACGGAGGCGCAGGGCATTTCGCTTATCGACGTTTCCACCCAACCCCTAGACACCCGAGCCATCGGCGAAGTCGCGGCAACCCCCACGCGCGCCGGCATCACCGCCGAGCTGACCGAGCCGCTCACCGGCTTTGAAAACCACATGGGCCAGACCACCCTCGGCCCGGATGCGCGGCCGCTGGGCAAGGTGACCCGCGGCATCGGCAATGGCGGCGGTGCCCAAACCGCGCGCCAAGGCAACGGCACTGCAGGTAGCGGCGCTGCAGGCAGCGGCACCAGTTCAAGCGGCGCGGAGCGGGTGGAGGGCGTGGTGCAGGGCAGCGTCATCGCCACCTACATGCACGGCCCCGCGCTCGCCCGAAACCCCCAACTCGCCGATCTCCTCATTGCGAGGGGTCTCGGGATCACTCTGGAGGAGTTGGGGGCGTTGGAGGTCCCGATCGTCGATAAGCTGAGGCTCGAACGCCTCAAAGCGTAA